The following proteins are encoded in a genomic region of Takifugu flavidus isolate HTHZ2018 chromosome 3, ASM371156v2, whole genome shotgun sequence:
- the spag17 gene encoding LOW QUALITY PROTEIN: sperm-associated antigen 17 (The sequence of the model RefSeq protein was modified relative to this genomic sequence to represent the inferred CDS: inserted 1 base in 1 codon) codes for MPPKQKKAPAKKSKAVEPAGSSKNTDSGLANVPFEEDSWRACVSLVVGSGXAEEALSRCLISAVQQPIRRHFALLTWDGVLDKLCEFGNVKGKKVETLPPFYEHSAVAESAKALVDAAQDVPCELLAKVVKCLLLQLKRQDQQNRQSQQVKCQDSKAEEDDVDTETSEKKTKLKRRGHVDVATVMDRPEDGPQLYVLLCGFYRPLLIAALDAVGVHVSTVIRLCSEDPERQERCQGDGQPAETEAELARKLDLFWSELVPVLNSGSAKSRLPDVVQLSYTVQIHSPEAELETGIRIFGGVANLLYDCLEWRRQHQHYLNNIRLIEVPDWPRLPPQQAEVHTLCVGLQVEPGQDRTSGDGASPAAGREDGLKKVAPATPRSKKKADSEEAAPQLKAEELVPPAEVDMRRYRNLLDQVPPESCSVGLILHCMLEQVLTSSQSSPEPSERPAASWLDDAVTVFMLRRFLPQSSSPEERSSMLRRLLPPGPSAADRKRLREMFEAGPAQKNGEQPLIIRHHDDSARRFRGVDATEEFSPERVEQAMARLHPLCRSTQFRGQRGEGAPCWRSIRQHLRHHCADDAASWPEVQRFLHRSVFESMPLTTPDPDGVLQRRPALLGPAAPVLPWDDPPSFADLQLKNKRAQGQTCAAEDPDNTEVAPGGGPELELADIQSCRLRCLSAWCFTEQHEAAVLSQVLQAAWDQFCCLDTFTGRLNNIVYVFCHNPTGPQRHSKEFWEVGLHTDVRFRNYLEHVADTISDWTREEEEKREAAKVQHLCPAEGPEDLQTQEKEEPIIREGSLKAWKLEQEQLQQDEEKSKKPKNGPKGKQQQEAGKQADSKKSNLSAGHKRGTANVEKGPEAAPPVGQSAELHPGEETVSSFIGLSTGGMLIRVSGGVQHLRPADGGVVTVENIRYVEASQLVKVVVRKDGHRFCTHIDRDGAARVQLENPEQQSSECLIRREVKLGSFTALLHSGVQLSYSFYGPTGQSPGDVPGTPPRTSAADLGPLSSETHGDIRPPESQRSQHPFSGLNLSVPNGLLVQFRREVAQGVSPQHQGVAVKQCFPLHGAGTAAPLPDLFLSEETFRIITSTGDVIRALRDGSTQVLFADGSVRSSSDSAPACDPDPEVVKGGKEPDQKAEELSSAATPTQRGSWITTTPRGERTHTGGSTHKRLADLLVIEATDPVTDEVMLTREDQVVMVQKPDGSQAVEHADGTRITTWYQDRPAASVKQTEKTTLTPGPTQDSVPSEDFKKSEEDVSQPGDGGTTQSNREKVVSVEKEGCATVLMIPERGVAQVVLADGSVVTGTSQGTFEVSPSNGGQLKIHGDGTCAYTSSGPAGGATVYRMSHTHGVACDITDPQGNHFQVTENGDSSVCLGSREQEAVQEQQSQQEHLPRLFLVHVDGSGLELLSSPTVEEEFHQARSDPAVALLKEPLPDSGGFGVTVLRPARRSLWSQWTVGKRLPEITPPNLRNRSWADFPRTENKTPGPGFGTTFGKEASGAPRRPIRSCPDVLEMRELCEHRPLGSVDRDALDARLMEYIEALMSRTQRLEEMEVKEPGAALETLGTTEASWPSAAAGPAFARTPSEVAALYDQGLAAAQRHGGARDASSRAAAGRTSGWPERLRRHRQELSQHQTLRAALRDKSFVPYFHPENLPLYQNLVQPPAPGGGTPSAEPSPVRRSETSGVFLPQQSCESRGRDSGDELLFRPAFDLRLFSAAPRPSIPAPPQSDSGTAGSDRKCERSLSDAATQTSGLVNGAGGFLSAPACPSGAEPPVRVRPPSSSQRALTSVPVPPVGASSPHYKSVYVDVTGKPRSTRVRLPASVLSSAGHFEPNQKFLTVEEPVKRRCRPVSLSRAQGALRSFQLFPSTVDFGTLAEGSSASVTVRMKNVGVDLCRFQVKQPPLKTGLRVLYTPGPVPAGLHVDLQLQLLATAADASGASQTRIHHDLLIQTELEILYLPVTANIL; via the exons ATGCCGCCAAAGCAAAAAAAGGCTCCAGCCAAAAAGTCCAAAGCTGTCGAGCCCGCGGGGAGCAGCAAGAACACGGATTCTGGCCTCGCCAATGTCCCGTTCGAGGAG GACTCGTGGCGGGCCTGCGTCTCCCTGGTGGTTGGCAGCG CGGCCGAGGAGGCGCTGAGCCGCTGTCTGATCTCGGCCGTGCAGCAGCCGATCCGGCGACACTTCGCCCTGCTGACCTGGGACGGCGTGCTGGACAAG CTGTGCGAGTTTGGGAACGTCAAAGGGAAAAAAGTGGAGACTCTTCCGCCGTTCTACGAG cactCAGCGGTGGCGGAATCAGCCAAAGCGCTGGTGGACGCGGCGCAGGACGTCCCCTGTGAGCTGCTGGCCAAGGTGGTGAAgtgtctgctgctccagctcaaACGCCAGGACCAGCAGAACCGCCAGAGCCAGCAGGTGAAG TGTCAGGACAGTAAAGCTGAGGAGGACGATGTGGACACGGAGACGAGTGAGAAGAAGACCAAGCTGAAGCGTCGGGGCCACGTGGACGTGGCGACCGTCATGG ATCGACCTGAAGACGGGCCTCAGCTCTACGTCCTGCTCTGTGGGTTCTACCGGCCCCTCCTCATCGCAGCACTGGACGCTGTGGGAGTCCACGTCTCCACCGTCATCCGACTGTGTTCCGAGGACCCAGAACGGCAAGAGCGTTGCCAGGGCGACGGCCAGCCTGCAG AGACGGAGGCGGAGCTGGCCAGGAAGCTGGATCTCTTCTGGTCTGAGCTGGTGCCTGTTCTGAACAGCGGCTCAGCAAAGTCCAGACTCCCGGACGTGGTCCAGCTCAGCTACACCGTCCAGATTCACAGCCCGGAGGCCGAG CTGGAGACGGGAATCCGCATCtttgggggcgtggccaacCTCCTGTACGACTGCCTGGAGTGGCGCCGGCAGCATCAGCACTACCTGAACAACATCCGGCTCATCGAGGTTCCGGACTGGCCCAGGCTGCCCCCGCAGCAGGCAGAGGTACACACGCTTTGTGTTGGTCTCCAGGTGGAACCGGGCCAGGACCGCACCAGCGGTGATGGTGCTTCCCCGGCTGCAGGGAGGGAAGACGGGCTGAAAAAG gtggcgccagcGACGCCCCGCTCCAAGAAGAAGGCGGACAGTGAGGAAGCGGCGCCACAGCTCA AGGCCGAGGAGCTGGTTCCCCCCGCTGAGGTGGACATGCGTCGCTATAGAAACCTGCTGGACCAGGTCCCTCCCGAGTCCTGCTCCGTGGGGCTGATCCTGCACTGCATGCTGgaacag gtgctCACCTCCTCCCAATCGTCTCCTGAACCGTCCGAGCGTCCAGCTGCGTCCTGGTTGGACGACGCCGTGACCGTCTTCATGCTGCGGCGTTTTCTCCcgcagagcagcagccctgaggagcggagcagcatgCTGAGGCGCCTGCTGCCCCCAGGACCCagcgctgcagacaggaag AGGCTCAGAGAGATGTTTGAGGCTGGACCGGCCCAGAAGAACGGCGAGCAGCCTCTGATCATCAGGCACCACGACGACTCGGCTCGCCGCTTCAGGGGCGTCGACGCAA CGGAGGAGTTCAGTCCGGAGCGGGTCGAGCAGGCCATGGCCAGGCTGCACCCGCTGTGCCGCTCCACCCAGTTCCGCGGTCAGCGGGGGgagggcgccccctgctggaggagcaTCAGGCAGCATTTACGGCATCACTGCGCTGACG ATGCTGCGTCATGGCCAGAGGTGCAGCGCTTCCTTCATCGGAGCGTGTTCGAAAGCATGCCGCTGACCACTCCGGACCCCGACGGCGTGCTGCAGAGGCGTCCTGCCCTGCTGGGACCAGCAGCCCCAGTGCTGCCCTGGGACGACCCGCCGTCCTTCGCCGACCTGCAGCTGAAGAACAAACGGGCTCAAG GTCAGACGTGCGCTGCTGAGGACCCCGACAACACGGAG GTGGCGCCTGGGGGGGGTCCTGAGCTGGAGCTGGCTGACATCCAGAGCTGCAGGCTCAGGTGTTTGTCCGCCTGGTGCTTCACGGAGCAGCACGAGGCTGCTGTCCTCTCACAG GTGCTGCAGGCGGCCTGGGACCAGTTCTGCTGTTTGGACACGTTCACAGGACGCCTCAACAACATCGTCTATGTCTTCTGTCACAACCCAACGGGTCCGCAGCGCCACAGCAAGGAATTCTGGGAAGTGGGCCTTCACACAGATGTTAGATTCAG GAATTACCTGGAACATGTGGCAGACACCATTTCTGACTGGacaagggaggaagaggagaaaagagaggctgCAAAGGTCCAACACCTCtgtcctgctgagggtcctgaAG ACCTGCAGActcaggagaaggaggagccgaTCATCCGAGAAGGTTCTCTCAAG GCCTGGAAGTTGGAGCAGGAACAActgcagcaggatgaggagaagagcaaGAAGCCGAAAAACGGCCCCAAaggcaaacagcagcaggaggcggggaagcaggcagacagcaaAAAGAGCAATTTATCAGCAGGTCACAAGAGAGGAACTGCAAATGTTGAGAAGGGTCCCGaggcagcgccccctgtggggCAAAGCGCAGAACTGCACCCAGGAGAGGAGACCGTCAGC AGTTTCATCGGCTTGAGCACCGGCGGAATGTTGATCCGCGTGTCCGGTGGCGTGCAGCACCTGCGTCCTGCAGACGGAGGAGTCGTCACCGTGGAGAACATCAGATATGTTGAAG CTTCCCAGCTGGTGAAAGTGGTCGTGAGGAAGGACGGCCATCGCTTCTGCACGCACATCGACCGAGACGGCGCCGCCCGAGTCCAACTGGAAAACCCAGAACAACAAAGCAGCG AGTGTCTGATCAGAAGAGAAGTGAAGCTGGGTTCTTTCACAGCACTGTTGCACAGCGGCGTCCAACTGTCCTACAGCTTCTACGGGCCGACGGGACAATCGCCAG GTGATGTTCCTGGAACGCCTCCTCGGACCAGCGCAGCAGATCTGGGTCCACTTTCCTCTGAGACACACGGAGACATCAGACCTCCAGAATCACAG AGATCCCAACATCCgttcagtggcctcaacctctCTGTTCCCAACGGTCTGCTAGTGCAGTTCCGGCGGGAGGTCGCACAAG GGGTGTCCCCGCAGCACCAGGGGGTGGCGGTGAAACAGTGCTTTCCTCTGCATggagcaggaacagcagctccgCTCCCGGACTTGTTCCTCTCCGAAGAAACGTTCCGCATCATCACCAGCACCGGAGATGTGATCCGAGCCCTGAGGGACGGGTCCACTCAG GTTCTGTTTGCAGACGGTTCGGTCAGGTCCAGCTCAGATTCTGCTCCAGCGTGTGACCCTGATCCTGAGGTGGTGAAGGGGGGTAAAGAACCGGATCAGAAGGCAGaag aactgAGCTCGGCCGCGACGCCGACCCAGAGAGGCAGTTGGATAACTACGACTCCTCGAGGAGAACGGACCCACACGGGGGGGAGCACGCACAAACGGCTGGCGGACCTCCTCGTCATCGAGGCGACGGACCCGGTGACCGATGAG GTGATGCTGACCCGTGAAGATCAGGTGGTTATGGTTCAGAAGCCAGACGGATCTCAAGCTGTTGAACATGCAGACGGAACCAGAATCACCACCTGGTACCAGGACAGACCAGCAGCCTCAG TGAAGCAGACTGAGAAGACGAC CCTGACCCCCGGCCCGACCCAGGACTCCGTTCCAAGCGAGGACTTTAAGAAGAGCGAGGAAGACGTGTCCCAGCCTGGGGACGGTGGGACGACTCAGAGCAACCGAGAGAAGGTTGTGTCCGTGGAGAAGGAGGGTTGTGCCACCGTGCTCATGATCCCAGAACGAGGCGTAGCTCAGGTGGTCTTAGCCGATGGAAGCGTCGTCACGGGGACCAGTCAGGGAACCTTTGAG GTGTCTCCGTCAAACGGCGGGCAACTGAAGATCCATGGCGATGGGACGTGCGCGTACACGAGCTCcggtccagcaggtggcgctacaGTCTACAGGATGAGCCACACGCACGGAGTAgcctgtgacatcacagaccCCCAGGGAAACCACTTCCAG GTGACGGAGAACGGAGACTCCTCTGTCTGTTTAGGGTCACGGGAGCAGGAGGCGGTCCAGGAACAGCAGTCCCAGCAGGAACATCTTCCCAG ATTGTTCCTGGTCCACGTGGACGGCTCAGGTCTGGAACTGCTGAGCTCTCCGACCGTGGAGGAAGAGTTCCATCAGGCCCGCTCCGATCCTGCCGTGGCCCTGCTGAAGGAGCCGCTGCCGGACTCAG GCGGCTTTGGTGTCACCGTCCTGCGGCCCGCTCGCCGGAGTCTGTGGTCGCAGTGGACGGTGGGAAAAAGGCTCCCTGAGATCACCCCGCCCAACCTCAGGAACCGCAGCTGGGCGGACTTCCCCCGCACAGAG AACAAGACTCCAGGTCCTGGCTTTGGGACCACCTTTGGAAAAGAGGCGTCTGGAGCGCCGCGCCGACCTATCAGGAGCTGCCCTGACGTTCTGGAGATGAGGGAGCTGTGTGAGCACCGGCCCCTCGGCAGCGTGGACCGGGACGCCCTGGACGCACGTCTGATG GAATACATCGAGGCTCTGATGAGCAGGACGCAGCGGTtagaggagatggaggtgaaggagcCTGGCGCCGCGCTGGAGACGCTTGGCACCACGGAAGCGTCCTGGCCTTCAGCAGCCGCCGGGCCTGCGTTCGCCAGGACGCCGTCAG aggtggcGGCCTTGTACGACCAGGGGCTCGCCGCCGCGCAGCGGCACGGGGGCGCACGGGACGCATCCTCCAG GGCCGCTGCTGGGAGGACGTCCGGATGGCCCGAACGTCTCAGGCGCCACAG GCAGGAACTCTCTCAGCACCAAACCCTCAGAGCTGCTCTCAGGGACAAGAGCTTTGTTCCGTACTTCCACCCGGAGAACCTCCCTCTGTACCAG aACTTAGTGCAGCCGCCAGCGCCCGGCGGGGGGACCCCGTCCGCGGAGCCGTCTCCCGTCCGGAGGTCCGAGACGTCTGGCGTCTTCCTGCCTCAGCAGAGCTGTGAGTCCAGAGGGAGAGACTCTGGGGACGAGCTTCTTTTCAGACCTGCGTTTGACCTGCGTTTGTTCTCCGCAGCCCCCCGACCCTCCATCCCAGCTCCGCCTCAGTCCGACAG CGGCACggcaggaagtgacaggaagtgtgagcGGTCGCTGTCAGACGCCGCCACGCAGACCTCGGGTCTGGTGAACGGAGCAGGAGGGTTTCTCTCCGCACCTGCGTGTCCCTCAGGTGCGGAGCCGCCAGTCAGAGTCAGACCGCCGTCCTCGTCCCAGCGCGCTCTGACCTCTGTGCCTGTTCCACCAGTTGGTGCTTCGTCTCCTCACTATAAATCCGTCTACGTGGACGTGACCGGGAAGCCCAGGAGCACCAGAGTCCGGCTGCCGGCGAGCGTCCTGAGCTCCGCAGGTCACTTTGAGCCCAACCAGAAG TTCCTGACGGTGGAAGAACCGGTGAAGAGAAGGTGTCGGCCCGTTTCTCTGAGCAGGGCTCAGGGGGCACTCAGAAGCTTCCAGCTGTTTCCCTCCACGGTGGACTTTGGCACGCTGGCAGAGGGAAGCTCCGCCTCCGTGACGGTGAGGATGAAGAATGTGGGCGTGGACCTGTGCAG GTTCCAAGTGAAGCAGCCTCCTCTGAAGACGGGCCTGCGAGTGCTGTACACGCCCGGGCCG GTGCCTGCAGGGCTGCACGTggatctgcagctccagctgctggcgACGGCTGCGGACGCCTCGGGAGCATCTCAGACCCGCATCCACCACGATCTCCTCATCCAGACTGAGCTGGAGATCCTCTACCTGCCCGTCACTGCTAATATCCTTTAG